From Paenibacillus physcomitrellae, the proteins below share one genomic window:
- a CDS encoding ATP-dependent DNA helicase translates to MSRYPFEYDPSRPFIEQAGEWIGDVFYDVLPEAGFEIRDEQIYMAYQLERAFADKAPIFAEAGVGTGKTLVYLLYSFCYARYTRKPAVIACADESLIEQLVKPEGDIAKLARHLGLEIDARLAKSPDQYLCLKKLDQAQNIQDDSLPLAELYGTIPDFVHAHAALQEFHPYGDRRDYPDMTDEQWSRVNWDSFQDCFACDMRHRCGQTLSRDHYRKAADLIICSHDYYMEHVWTYEGRKREGQLPLLPEHCAVVFDEGHLLEGAAMKALGYRMKHTVFEELISRLLQNEIRETLAVLVDEAIMQSERMFAAIRRQSRKVPGSDRMSIELNPALLREVHQLRSVISAIEEELVFEGELYTIDSYQLRIVEEHLEMMGIALRLFEESGALICWAAEEKDGLTLSVMPRNVKQVLEERVFSQRMPVIFSSATMSVGKSFAFMADSLGIKDYLSFSVDSPYDYETRMKAYLPEPLQGDFEGKIKLALRLIRHTEGRALVLLRTQEELRRFKAAAAALPELAEYRLLFEGDREISHLISDFQNDEHSILAAVRLWEGLDIPGPSLSNVIIWSLPYPPNDPVFAAKRSEAADPFEEVDLPYMLLRLKQGIGRLIRSSSDEGIVMVMADPEQRPVHDFIGSVLPKGVELNKLEENTVL, encoded by the coding sequence GTGAGCCGTTATCCTTTTGAATATGATCCTTCCCGTCCGTTCATCGAACAGGCGGGCGAGTGGATCGGAGATGTTTTCTATGATGTGCTGCCCGAAGCCGGGTTTGAAATCCGGGACGAGCAGATTTATATGGCGTATCAGCTTGAGCGGGCTTTTGCCGACAAGGCGCCGATTTTTGCGGAAGCGGGAGTGGGAACAGGGAAGACGCTTGTTTATCTGCTGTACAGCTTCTGTTATGCCCGTTATACTCGCAAGCCGGCGGTTATCGCCTGTGCGGATGAATCGCTGATTGAACAGCTGGTCAAACCGGAGGGCGACATTGCCAAGCTGGCCCGTCATTTGGGGCTTGAAATTGACGCCCGGCTGGCGAAATCGCCGGATCAGTATCTGTGTCTCAAGAAGCTAGACCAGGCTCAGAACATTCAGGATGACAGCCTTCCGCTGGCGGAGCTGTACGGTACGATTCCTGATTTTGTCCATGCCCACGCTGCGCTTCAGGAGTTCCATCCGTACGGTGACCGCAGAGACTACCCGGATATGACCGATGAGCAGTGGAGCCGGGTGAACTGGGACTCGTTCCAGGACTGCTTCGCTTGTGACATGCGCCACCGCTGCGGGCAGACGCTGTCGCGGGATCATTACCGCAAAGCGGCGGATTTGATTATCTGCTCCCACGATTATTACATGGAGCATGTATGGACCTATGAAGGCCGCAAACGGGAGGGCCAGCTTCCATTGCTGCCTGAGCACTGCGCCGTCGTCTTTGACGAAGGCCATCTGCTGGAGGGAGCAGCGATGAAGGCGCTCGGCTACCGGATGAAGCATACGGTATTTGAGGAACTGATCAGCCGCCTGCTGCAGAACGAAATCCGCGAAACGCTTGCCGTTCTGGTTGATGAGGCCATTATGCAGAGTGAGCGGATGTTTGCCGCCATCCGGCGCCAAAGCCGCAAGGTTCCCGGCTCCGACCGGATGAGCATCGAGCTGAATCCGGCGCTGCTGCGGGAAGTTCACCAGCTGCGCAGCGTCATTAGCGCAATCGAGGAGGAACTGGTCTTTGAAGGCGAGCTGTATACGATCGACAGCTACCAGCTCCGCATTGTGGAGGAGCATTTGGAGATGATGGGCATCGCCCTCCGGCTCTTTGAAGAGTCGGGCGCTCTGATCTGCTGGGCGGCTGAGGAGAAAGACGGCTTAACGCTCAGCGTTATGCCCCGGAACGTCAAGCAGGTGCTCGAGGAGCGTGTGTTCAGCCAGCGTATGCCGGTTATTTTCTCGTCGGCGACAATGTCGGTGGGCAAGTCTTTTGCGTTTATGGCCGATAGCCTGGGGATCAAGGATTACCTTTCGTTCTCAGTCGATTCTCCATATGATTACGAAACGCGGATGAAGGCTTACCTTCCAGAACCTCTTCAAGGCGACTTCGAGGGAAAAATAAAACTTGCTTTGCGGTTAATCCGCCATACGGAAGGCCGGGCGCTGGTGCTGCTGCGGACGCAGGAGGAGCTGCGCCGCTTCAAAGCTGCGGCAGCCGCGCTGCCGGAGCTGGCCGAGTACCGTCTGCTGTTTGAAGGCGACAGGGAGATCAGCCATTTGATTTCCGACTTTCAAAATGATGAACACAGCATCCTGGCCGCCGTCCGGCTCTGGGAAGGTCTCGACATTCCGGGGCCGTCGCTGTCCAATGTGATCATCTGGTCGCTGCCTTACCCGCCGAACGACCCCGTATTTGCGGCTAAACGCTCCGAAGCGGCTGATCCATTTGAAGAGGTGGATCTCCCGTATATGCTGCTTCGTTTGAAGCAGGGCATCGGGCGTCTGATCCGCTCTAGCAGCGACGAGGGTATCGTTATGGTTATGGCCGATCCGGAGCAGCGTCCGGTTCACGATTTCATCGGTTCCGTCTTGCCTAAAGGCGTAGAACTGAATAAGCTGGAGGAGAACACGGTTTTGTAA
- a CDS encoding spore coat protein: MYRSNPQHLAWHETLELHELTAFQSNQLILFKMHLNDITDPELKALYVETIKSIESNLKELLKFYPKAPQGTRGESKGMDMTGFYAALLLGFAKTAIRSYAIAITETSTPALRETLHKQLDNAIKLHAKIFHFMQERGLYAAYDLHKLLENDVNQANKAISL, translated from the coding sequence TTGTATAGAAGCAATCCGCAGCATTTGGCCTGGCATGAAACCTTGGAGCTGCATGAATTAACCGCTTTCCAAAGCAACCAGCTGATCCTCTTTAAAATGCATTTAAACGACATAACGGATCCGGAATTAAAAGCGCTGTATGTTGAAACGATCAAATCCATTGAAAGCAATCTGAAAGAGCTGCTCAAGTTCTATCCGAAGGCGCCTCAAGGCACCAGAGGCGAATCGAAAGGAATGGATATGACCGGATTTTATGCAGCCCTTCTGCTCGGGTTCGCCAAGACGGCGATTCGTTCTTATGCCATTGCAATTACGGAAACGTCTACGCCTGCACTGCGGGAAACGCTGCATAAGCAGCTGGATAACGCGATTAAGCTCCATGCCAAGATTTTTCATTTTATGCAGGAGCGCGGTTTGTACGCGGCTTATGATCTGCACAAGCTTTTGGAGAATGATGTTAACCAGGCGAATAAAGCCATTTCTTTATAA
- a CDS encoding bifunctional 2',3'-cyclic-nucleotide 2'-phosphodiesterase/3'-nucleotidase, giving the protein MNTEHLESKGLNGQKENPDLSLTDKTAMAKLRILATTDVHVHLLGYDYYGDQESNHNGLVYTAGLIRQARLEAPNSLLLDNGDILQGSPMGDYEAQKAANATDSSVSVEAGSAAVAKSTGIHPVFKAMNYLGYDAGTLGNHEFNYGLEYLQQCLEMADFPITNANIIGVADGEFSGRPLFNPFVLLDKPLKCEDGTESTVKIGLIGFVPPQIMQWDRGNLEGKIKVRDMLETAREWIPVMKEQGAEIVIAMVHAGYEDLPETPYMENAALHFGQVPDVDAIVFGHAHKLFPGPFFEGKTGVDNLRGTLHGIPAVEPGYAGEHLGVIDLELERENGKWRVADGRSECRPVYDTAAGKPLVEPDAELARLLESNHQEVLNYIRGAVGRTTGPIHSYFSLLADDSSVQLINDAQREYTRKQMAGTVYEGLPVLAASAPFKTGGRYGPAHFTSIPAGGLAIKHIADLYNYPNTLHALHLNGAELKEWLEWAAGLFTQIDPHSAEEQPLIDPDFPSFNFDVIDGVDYVIDVTKPARYDAAGKLIHPESNRIVSLTYEGRLVGAGQFFVVATNSYRAFSSELANPGGQRIVLASTEENRQVLTQYIRDTGTIHPYADGNWRLLPTGGQPVITYLTSPKAVQTAEHWEGLHFEGINEAGFAKFRVDLDQLKPKKEE; this is encoded by the coding sequence TTGAATACTGAACATTTAGAATCAAAGGGACTGAACGGGCAAAAGGAGAACCCGGATCTTTCCCTGACGGACAAAACGGCGATGGCCAAGCTGCGCATCCTGGCGACTACGGATGTGCATGTTCATCTGCTTGGATACGATTATTATGGGGATCAGGAGTCGAATCATAACGGACTTGTCTATACGGCGGGCCTGATCCGTCAGGCAAGACTTGAAGCACCGAACAGTCTGCTGCTCGACAACGGGGATATTCTGCAGGGCTCTCCGATGGGCGATTATGAAGCGCAGAAAGCTGCGAATGCAACGGATTCGTCTGTATCTGTTGAGGCGGGTTCAGCAGCAGTGGCGAAGAGTACCGGCATTCACCCGGTATTTAAGGCCATGAATTATCTCGGCTATGACGCCGGGACATTGGGCAACCATGAATTCAATTACGGCCTGGAGTATCTGCAGCAATGTTTGGAAATGGCCGATTTCCCTATTACAAATGCGAATATTATTGGGGTTGCCGATGGAGAGTTCAGCGGCCGTCCTCTGTTTAATCCCTTCGTTCTGCTGGACAAGCCGCTTAAGTGCGAGGATGGAACGGAGAGTACCGTTAAAATCGGTCTGATCGGTTTTGTTCCGCCTCAGATTATGCAATGGGACAGAGGGAACCTCGAAGGCAAAATCAAGGTGCGTGACATGCTGGAAACTGCCCGTGAATGGATTCCTGTCATGAAGGAACAGGGGGCGGAGATTGTTATCGCCATGGTTCATGCCGGATACGAGGATCTTCCAGAAACCCCTTATATGGAAAATGCCGCGCTTCACTTTGGACAGGTGCCCGATGTGGATGCGATTGTGTTCGGGCATGCGCACAAGCTGTTCCCTGGCCCGTTCTTCGAAGGCAAAACCGGTGTCGACAACCTGCGCGGAACGCTGCATGGCATCCCTGCGGTGGAACCGGGGTATGCGGGAGAGCATCTCGGCGTCATTGACCTGGAACTTGAGCGGGAGAACGGCAAATGGCGGGTGGCGGACGGCCGATCCGAATGTAGGCCGGTTTATGATACAGCGGCAGGCAAGCCGCTGGTGGAACCGGATGCGGAGCTGGCCCGTCTGCTGGAGAGCAACCATCAGGAAGTGCTGAATTATATCCGTGGAGCGGTGGGACGAACGACAGGACCGATCCATAGCTACTTCTCCCTGCTTGCAGACGACAGCTCGGTTCAGCTGATCAACGATGCGCAGCGAGAGTACACACGAAAACAGATGGCGGGTACGGTTTATGAAGGATTGCCCGTGCTGGCGGCTTCCGCCCCGTTTAAAACAGGCGGACGGTACGGCCCGGCGCATTTTACAAGCATTCCGGCCGGTGGACTGGCCATCAAGCATATTGCGGACTTGTACAATTATCCAAACACGCTCCATGCGCTGCATCTGAACGGGGCCGAGCTGAAGGAGTGGCTGGAATGGGCGGCAGGACTGTTTACACAGATCGATCCTCATTCCGCCGAGGAACAGCCATTGATCGACCCTGATTTTCCGAGCTTTAATTTTGATGTGATCGATGGGGTTGATTATGTAATTGATGTAACCAAACCGGCGAGGTATGATGCCGCAGGCAAGCTGATTCATCCGGAGTCGAACCGGATCGTAAGTCTTACTTATGAAGGCCGGCTTGTGGGAGCAGGGCAGTTTTTTGTTGTGGCGACCAACAGTTACCGGGCATTTTCGTCTGAACTGGCGAATCCGGGCGGACAAAGAATCGTGCTGGCTTCTACGGAAGAGAACCGTCAGGTGCTCACCCAATACATTCGCGATACGGGAACGATTCATCCTTATGCGGATGGCAATTGGAGACTGCTTCCGACCGGCGGGCAGCCGGTTATTACTTATCTAACTTCGCCAAAGGCTGTTCAAACCGCCGAGCATTGGGAAGGTTTGCATTTTGAAGGAATCAACGAAGCCGGTTTTGCCAAATTCCGGGTGGATCTGGATCAATTAAAGCCGAAAAAAGAGGAATAA
- a CDS encoding NUDIX hydrolase: MSSHEMLDVYTAQRVKTGSVSRKQAHEEGLWHQTFQCWVLDKQSNPDNPGLLFQLRAEDKDTFPGKLDISCAGHLLAGETPEDGIRELQEELGIEAELQDLRYCGMVAQESYIAPDIIDREFNQVYLYESGLPLEDYRFQISEISGLFFIGLAEYKALLQGEREYAQAREGIRYDRGLDKLYRSVERFRLEDFTPNSEAHYKLLFKALGW, translated from the coding sequence GTGTCATCACACGAAATGTTGGACGTATATACGGCACAGAGAGTTAAGACAGGAAGTGTCAGCCGCAAGCAGGCGCATGAAGAGGGTTTGTGGCATCAGACGTTTCAATGCTGGGTTTTGGACAAACAGTCCAATCCGGACAATCCCGGGCTTCTGTTTCAACTTCGTGCTGAGGATAAAGATACCTTTCCCGGCAAATTGGACATTTCCTGTGCCGGTCATTTACTGGCCGGTGAAACGCCGGAGGACGGCATCCGCGAGCTGCAGGAAGAGCTGGGGATCGAGGCGGAGCTGCAGGATCTCCGCTACTGCGGCATGGTAGCTCAGGAAAGCTATATCGCACCGGATATCATCGACCGGGAATTTAATCAGGTGTATCTGTACGAAAGCGGGCTGCCGCTGGAGGATTACCGTTTTCAAATCAGTGAAATCTCCGGTCTCTTCTTCATCGGGCTGGCCGAATACAAAGCGCTGCTTCAGGGAGAACGCGAATACGCCCAGGCAAGAGAAGGCATTCGGTACGACCGGGGGCTGGATAAGCTGTACCGTTCTGTTGAGCGGTTCAGACTTGAAGATTTTACACCGAACTCGGAGGCTCATTACAAGCTGCTGTTCAAAGCGCTGGGGTGGTAA
- a CDS encoding MFS transporter, whose product MKSESQNTGELLQKRSGMLSQPKAVWAVAFACVISFMGLGLVDPILPAIAEQLNASKSQVSLLFTSYNLVTGLAMLITGVISSRIGIKWTLLVGMILIVAFSALGGLSDSIGGIVGFRAGWGLGNALFIATALSAIVGFSTSGTAKAIILYEAALGLGISVGPLLGGELGSISWRGPFFGVAGLMLLGFLFVLFVLPKVKKAATTSKTSLKDPFKALAYPSLLTLGIVAFLYNFGFFTLMAYSPYVMELDEHGLGYVFFGWGVLLALSSVFIAPKIQRRFNLVPSIGWMLTLFAVDLGVMAIGTINHSPNTVIVAVIVAGLFLGINNTLITTAVMQAAPVERSTASAAYSFVRFLGGAVSPWLAGKLSEWYTAELPFWFGGAMVLVAVIVLVARGRHLRGINMEGH is encoded by the coding sequence ATGAAATCAGAATCACAAAACACCGGGGAACTGCTGCAGAAGCGCTCTGGGATGTTATCGCAGCCTAAAGCTGTATGGGCTGTTGCTTTTGCCTGCGTCATATCATTTATGGGACTGGGACTGGTCGATCCGATTCTGCCGGCGATTGCCGAGCAGCTGAACGCCAGCAAAAGCCAGGTTTCCCTGCTGTTTACAAGCTATAACCTTGTAACGGGCCTGGCCATGCTGATTACCGGCGTTATTTCCAGCCGGATTGGAATTAAGTGGACCCTGCTGGTCGGGATGATTTTAATTGTGGCCTTCTCGGCACTCGGCGGTCTGTCGGACTCGATTGGCGGAATTGTAGGCTTTCGCGCGGGCTGGGGTTTGGGCAATGCTTTGTTTATCGCAACTGCGTTATCGGCGATCGTCGGATTCTCTACTTCAGGAACGGCCAAAGCCATTATTTTATATGAAGCAGCCTTGGGGCTGGGTATCTCCGTAGGCCCGCTGCTGGGCGGCGAGCTTGGATCGATCTCCTGGCGCGGTCCCTTCTTCGGTGTAGCCGGGCTGATGCTCCTCGGTTTCCTGTTTGTCCTGTTTGTTCTTCCTAAAGTCAAGAAGGCGGCAACAACGAGCAAAACCTCGTTGAAGGACCCGTTCAAAGCGTTGGCATATCCGTCTTTGCTGACGCTCGGGATCGTGGCTTTTCTGTACAACTTCGGATTTTTCACCTTGATGGCTTATTCGCCATATGTCATGGAGCTGGATGAGCATGGTTTAGGCTATGTATTCTTTGGCTGGGGTGTCCTGCTTGCTTTGTCTTCCGTATTTATTGCACCGAAAATTCAGCGCAGATTTAACCTGGTTCCTTCCATTGGCTGGATGCTGACGTTGTTTGCGGTTGATTTGGGCGTCATGGCGATCGGCACGATCAACCATTCGCCGAACACGGTTATTGTGGCGGTTATTGTAGCGGGCTTATTCCTCGGGATCAACAATACTTTGATTACTACGGCGGTTATGCAGGCCGCGCCTGTGGAACGTTCAACGGCATCCGCTGCGTACAGCTTTGTACGTTTTCTGGGCGGGGCTGTATCGCCTTGGCTCGCCGGCAAGTTGTCGGAGTGGTACACGGCTGAGCTGCCTTTCTGGTTCGGCGGGGCTATGGTACTGGTTGCGGTAATCGTGCTGGTTGCAAGAGGCCGCCATTTGCGCGGAATTAACATGGAAGGCCATTAA
- a CDS encoding glycerol-3-phosphate dehydrogenase/oxidase: MNSSTHTNANDNMDANTNTNTNTNTNTNARISSNAHSASAFSAISREQVLHHLQEGPLDVLIIGGGITGAGIALDAASRGLKTGLVEMQDFAAGTSSRSTKLVHGGLRYLKQLEIGVVAEVGKERAIVYENGPHVTTPEWMLLPFYEGGTFGPLSTSLGLRVYDFLAGVKKSERRSMLSPEETLRKEPLLKKEGLRGGGYYVEYRTDDARLTIEVMKKAAEYGAQAVNYTKVESLIYENGSSGEPKLTGVKVTDLISGRTYNLHAAKIVNAAGPWVDTIREMDRSKSGKTLRLTKGVHLVFDQSRFPLRQAVYFDTPDGRMVFAIPREGKTYFGTTDTNYTGDIVHPLADQADRDYLLAAANFMFPGLKLEDGDIESSWAGLRPLIQQEGKDPSEISRRDEIFHSPSGLISIAGGKLTGYRKMAEHVVDDVVGRLLAEGRLPGREVNPQCQTKDVRISGGDVGGSEAFEAYQRSKIAEGEAAGLTSREARELAAFYGSNVSDIFAYARDAETRAWAGRSGLPLAAAARLAYAIEREMAAKPEDFLIRRTGWLFFNIEKARLRQEAVIDAMAERLAWTADQKQAYKEKMDQYLREAAAAMLRPTF, translated from the coding sequence ATGAATTCAAGTACCCATACGAATGCGAATGATAATATGGATGCGAATACCAATACGAATACCAATACGAATACCAATACGAATGCCCGTATCAGCAGCAATGCTCATTCTGCCAGTGCCTTCTCGGCAATCAGCCGGGAGCAGGTTTTGCATCATCTTCAGGAAGGCCCGCTTGATGTCCTGATCATTGGCGGGGGCATTACCGGAGCCGGAATTGCCTTGGATGCGGCTAGCCGGGGGCTGAAGACCGGACTGGTGGAGATGCAGGACTTTGCAGCGGGCACGTCCAGCCGGTCGACCAAGCTGGTGCACGGCGGGCTGCGGTATTTAAAGCAGCTGGAGATTGGCGTTGTAGCCGAGGTCGGCAAGGAGCGGGCGATTGTTTATGAGAACGGCCCGCATGTAACCACGCCGGAATGGATGCTGCTGCCGTTCTACGAGGGCGGCACGTTTGGCCCGTTGTCCACTTCGCTGGGGCTGCGGGTGTACGATTTCCTGGCCGGTGTGAAGAAGTCGGAACGCCGCTCCATGTTAAGTCCGGAGGAGACCCTCCGCAAAGAGCCGCTGCTGAAGAAGGAAGGGCTGCGGGGCGGCGGTTATTACGTCGAGTACCGGACTGACGATGCCCGGCTGACGATCGAAGTGATGAAGAAGGCTGCCGAATACGGAGCGCAGGCTGTGAATTATACGAAAGTTGAATCGCTTATTTATGAGAACGGCAGCAGCGGCGAACCGAAGCTGACCGGCGTCAAGGTCACGGACCTCATCAGCGGGCGGACTTATAACCTCCATGCCGCCAAAATCGTGAACGCAGCGGGTCCATGGGTCGATACCATCCGCGAGATGGATCGCTCGAAGTCGGGTAAAACGCTGCGGCTTACGAAGGGCGTTCACCTCGTTTTTGATCAAAGCCGGTTTCCGCTGCGGCAGGCCGTTTATTTCGATACGCCGGACGGGCGGATGGTCTTTGCCATCCCGAGAGAGGGCAAGACGTATTTCGGCACAACCGATACGAATTATACGGGGGACATCGTTCACCCGCTGGCCGATCAGGCAGACCGGGATTACCTGCTGGCCGCCGCCAATTTCATGTTCCCGGGCCTGAAGCTTGAGGACGGGGATATTGAATCGAGCTGGGCGGGCCTGCGTCCGCTGATCCAGCAGGAAGGCAAAGATCCGTCGGAAATATCGCGGCGGGACGAGATTTTTCATTCGCCTTCAGGGCTGATCTCAATTGCGGGGGGCAAACTGACCGGCTACCGTAAAATGGCGGAGCACGTGGTGGACGACGTTGTCGGCCGATTGCTCGCAGAAGGACGGCTCCCGGGCCGGGAAGTGAATCCCCAGTGCCAAACCAAGGACGTTCGTATCTCTGGCGGCGATGTGGGCGGTTCAGAGGCGTTCGAAGCCTATCAGAGATCCAAAATAGCCGAAGGCGAAGCGGCAGGCCTTACTTCGCGGGAAGCGCGTGAGCTCGCCGCTTTCTATGGCTCCAACGTTTCAGATATCTTCGCTTATGCCCGGGACGCCGAAACACGGGCCTGGGCGGGCCGCAGCGGACTCCCGCTTGCCGCTGCAGCCCGGCTGGCCTACGCGATCGAGCGGGAGATGGCCGCGAAGCCGGAGGATTTTCTTATCCGCCGCACGGGGTGGCTGTTCTTCAATATCGAGAAGGCCCGGCTGCGCCAGGAAGCGGTGATCGATGCGATGGCGGAGCGGCTGGCCTGGACAGCGGATCAGAAACAAGCGTACAAGGAGAAAATGGACCAGTATTTGCGGGAAGCGGCTGCCGCCATGCTGCGGCCTACCTTCTAA
- a CDS encoding DUF3231 family protein has protein sequence MSKKEPIPLTSTEMGLLWTTYINDTMSICILKHFLSNTEDSKVKGLIEVTLGYSNQHVETLRKLLKEENFPIPQGFSEEDVNIRAKRLFSDYFYLYYIKNMAKVGLAVHSQAYSMSTRADVRIFFGDCLQQVMLMDQKATELLQSKGLFIRPPHIPIPERTEFVESRRFLSGGFFGFRDKRPLTTIEISHLFSNVQTNALGKALLIGFSQVVQSEEIRKYLQRGADISAKHVKVFSDFLLDDNLPTPMTWESEITTSTEVPFSDKLILFHMSLLVAAGTGNYGVAAAASPRKDIALAYVRLAAEIAVYAEDGAVMMIKHGYLEEPPEAPDREALAQR, from the coding sequence TTGAGTAAAAAGGAACCGATTCCTTTAACTTCGACTGAGATGGGATTGCTCTGGACGACCTATATTAATGATACGATGTCAATTTGCATCTTGAAGCATTTCTTGAGCAACACCGAAGATTCAAAAGTGAAAGGGCTCATTGAAGTGACGCTGGGATACTCCAACCAACATGTGGAGACGCTCAGAAAGCTGCTCAAGGAGGAGAACTTTCCAATTCCTCAGGGTTTTTCGGAAGAAGACGTTAACATCCGTGCGAAACGGTTGTTTTCCGATTATTTTTATTTGTATTACATCAAAAATATGGCTAAGGTCGGTCTGGCCGTACACAGTCAGGCTTATTCCATGAGCACGCGTGCCGACGTGAGGATTTTTTTCGGCGATTGCCTGCAGCAGGTTATGCTCATGGATCAAAAGGCAACAGAACTGCTGCAATCCAAAGGATTATTTATCCGTCCGCCCCACATTCCTATTCCGGAAAGAACGGAATTTGTGGAAAGCCGCCGGTTTTTATCGGGAGGATTTTTTGGTTTTCGGGACAAGCGCCCTCTCACTACTATTGAAATCAGCCACTTATTTTCCAATGTTCAAACCAATGCACTCGGGAAAGCGCTGCTTATCGGTTTCAGTCAAGTTGTTCAATCGGAAGAAATACGGAAATATTTGCAACGGGGAGCAGACATCTCGGCCAAACATGTTAAGGTTTTCTCTGATTTCTTACTGGATGATAACCTGCCTACGCCTATGACCTGGGAATCGGAAATCACAACCTCAACGGAAGTCCCGTTCTCCGATAAACTGATTTTGTTCCATATGTCCCTTCTTGTAGCGGCGGGGACGGGGAATTACGGAGTGGCTGCGGCGGCCAGTCCAAGAAAAGATATAGCGTTAGCTTACGTTAGGCTTGCAGCAGAAATCGCGGTATATGCGGAAGACGGAGCCGTTATGATGATTAAACACGGCTATTTGGAGGAACCTCCAGAGGCGCCAGACCGGGAGGCTTTGGCACAAAGGTAA
- a CDS encoding MerR family transcriptional regulator codes for MLYKIDEVARECGLTKRTIRYYEEIGLLPSPQRSEGGMRLYSQNDIDLLKKIVSAREVLGFSLQELQQYVQYAEVLAGQRQAYLEKMNSLSLEERKNKLMEIDRTVTDQLELMEQKIRNIRGFQEELLEFQKLVKGGLKKLDE; via the coding sequence ATGCTGTATAAAATTGATGAAGTGGCCAGAGAGTGTGGACTGACCAAACGAACGATCCGTTACTATGAGGAAATAGGTTTGCTGCCATCTCCCCAACGCAGCGAGGGCGGCATGCGGCTGTACAGCCAAAATGATATCGATCTGCTGAAGAAAATCGTCAGCGCGCGTGAGGTGCTGGGTTTCTCGCTGCAGGAGCTGCAGCAGTATGTCCAATATGCCGAAGTGCTTGCGGGCCAGAGGCAGGCTTATTTGGAGAAGATGAACAGCCTGAGTCTGGAGGAAAGAAAGAACAAGCTGATGGAGATCGATAGAACGGTAACGGATCAATTGGAGTTAATGGAACAGAAGATCCGCAATATCCGGGGATTTCAGGAGGAGCTCCTCGAGTTCCAGAAGCTTGTGAAGGGCGGACTTAAGAAGCTCGATGAATAG
- a CDS encoding GNAT family N-acetyltransferase, translating into MVTLERIKKGQVRSELELMNSDPYFNWVSKGKKQFSLEEALEEIYESEALGTERYFIVLNDKRIGILEFLMKHPKDGQTWLGLLLIGKPWQRRGYGEQTFRLFMVMMQEREVARVRIGVTADNEPARHFWVRQGFKPVDSSHKEDGREIIIYERLV; encoded by the coding sequence ATGGTTACATTGGAGAGAATAAAGAAAGGCCAGGTACGTTCGGAGCTGGAGCTGATGAACTCCGATCCGTATTTTAATTGGGTTTCCAAGGGGAAGAAACAATTCAGCCTGGAGGAAGCGCTGGAAGAAATTTACGAGTCTGAAGCGTTAGGAACCGAGAGATACTTTATTGTGCTTAATGATAAGCGGATTGGTATTCTGGAGTTTTTGATGAAACATCCGAAGGACGGTCAAACCTGGCTGGGTCTGCTGTTGATCGGCAAACCTTGGCAGCGCAGGGGGTATGGAGAGCAAACCTTCAGGCTGTTTATGGTCATGATGCAGGAAAGAGAAGTCGCCCGCGTGCGGATTGGTGTTACGGCTGACAATGAACCGGCCCGGCATTTCTGGGTCAGGCAGGGGTTTAAACCGGTTGATTCGAGTCATAAGGAAGACGGACGGGAAATTATAATATATGAAAGACTCGTTTAG
- a CDS encoding universal stress protein encodes MLTHILVPVDGSDHALNALVYAKNLTLSLSVPPKLTVLHVNPDVTINEPPVGIELDERIAEEGSRMLTPVQAMLADLSSGYNTLVKHGDPGKIICRTAGEEGADLIVMGTRGMGLVSELLIGSVSHYVIQHAGCPVLTTK; translated from the coding sequence ATGTTAACTCATATTTTAGTTCCGGTGGATGGTTCTGATCATGCGTTGAACGCATTGGTTTATGCCAAAAATCTGACGCTCAGCTTATCCGTGCCTCCAAAGCTGACCGTGCTGCATGTCAATCCCGATGTCACGATCAACGAACCGCCGGTTGGCATCGAGCTGGATGAGCGCATCGCAGAGGAAGGCAGCCGGATGCTGACGCCGGTCCAAGCAATGCTGGCGGATCTGTCTTCCGGTTATAACACCTTGGTTAAACACGGCGATCCCGGCAAAATCATTTGCCGCACGGCCGGAGAGGAAGGAGCGGATCTGATCGTGATGGGCACAAGAGGAATGGGCCTGGTCTCCGAACTTCTGATCGGTTCCGTCAGCCATTATGTGATTCAGCATGCGGGTTGTCCTGTCCTGACAACTAAATAA